In a single window of the Veillonella sp. genome:
- a CDS encoding metal-sensing transcriptional repressor has product MKQCMDSENLHRRLRKILGQVQAIDRMIEEDIPCEDVLSQINAAKSALHKVGQVVLEGHINHCVRDGIEHGDVEKTISDFTKAVERFANMGK; this is encoded by the coding sequence ATGAAACAATGTATGGATTCAGAAAATCTACATCGTCGATTGCGTAAAATCCTTGGTCAAGTGCAAGCTATTGATCGAATGATTGAAGAAGACATTCCATGCGAAGATGTGTTGAGCCAAATTAATGCAGCTAAGTCTGCACTACATAAAGTAGGTCAAGTAGTCCTTGAAGGGCATATCAACCACTGCGTACGAGATGGTATCGAACACGGTGACGTAGAAAAAACCATTAGCGACTTTACAAAGGCTGTAGAGCGCTTTGCAAACATGGGAAAATAA
- a CDS encoding transglycosylase domain-containing protein, with protein MKVFRYLRNLVVFVLVMILAVFIYDGYHRVQGTDRESNAHTTVEKRIEQGEDTLSRTDRIIRLFTFKEKVETALNQRVSKEHWVKGDVIPEYTKNALIAIEDKRYYKHGAIDVLGIIRAFYTNTIAGETVEGGSTITQQVVKNLFLSSKRIMSRKVEEAILASEMEHYYSKEEILTMYLNTVYYGHNYYGIYEAAHGYFGTSPSRLTLGQSALLAALPNAPSYLDPYTNYKGAKARQKLVLEQMVDQGMITQAEADYAYKQDLGLVDE; from the coding sequence ATGAAAGTGTTTCGCTACCTTCGGAACCTAGTGGTATTTGTGTTAGTTATGATACTGGCCGTGTTTATATATGATGGATACCATAGGGTTCAAGGTACAGATCGTGAAAGTAACGCGCATACAACTGTTGAAAAACGCATAGAACAAGGTGAAGATACCCTTAGTCGCACAGATCGTATTATACGATTATTTACCTTTAAAGAAAAGGTAGAGACGGCACTGAACCAACGTGTTTCTAAAGAACATTGGGTAAAGGGAGATGTCATTCCAGAATATACAAAGAATGCACTCATCGCCATAGAGGATAAGCGATATTATAAGCATGGTGCTATAGATGTACTTGGTATCATTCGCGCCTTTTATACGAATACCATTGCTGGTGAAACTGTAGAGGGCGGCAGCACCATAACACAACAAGTCGTAAAAAATCTGTTCCTTTCATCAAAACGCATCATGAGCCGTAAGGTGGAGGAGGCAATCCTTGCTAGTGAAATGGAACATTACTACTCAAAGGAAGAAATCCTTACCATGTATTTAAATACAGTATATTATGGTCATAATTATTACGGCATTTACGAAGCTGCGCATGGCTACTTTGGAACGAGCCCAAGCCGATTGACACTAGGCCAAAGTGCACTCCTTGCAGCACTACCTAATGCACCATCTTATTTGGATCCCTATACGAACTATAAAGGGGCTAAGGCACGACAAAAATTAGTGCTCGAACAAATGGTAGACCAAGGCATGATTACACAAGCCGAAGCAGATTATGCATACAAACAAGACTTGGGACTTGTGGACGAATAA
- a CDS encoding argininosuccinate synthase has translation MGKANKVVLAYSGGLDTSVIIPWLKENYGAEVIAVCVDLGQPEDYDAVEKKAIKSGASKAYIVDAKEEFVKDYVWPTVKAGAVYEGKYLLGTSFARPLIGKILVDIAKKEGADAIAHGATGKGNDQVRFELAIKALAPNMKIIAPWREWDLKSRTDCMEYAAKHDIPVVATKSHPYSMDQNVWHLSHEGGDLENPANAPKDDVYLVTHTPEQAPDEAGYVTVSFKDGVPVAVDGQEGTPLQLLEKLNEIGAHYGVGVVDIVENRLVGMKSRGVYENPGGSIIMYAHRELEYLCLDRATYHYKELIANKYAELVYDGMWFAPLMNALQAFVDETQKTVTGEVKLKLYKGNIISAGATSPYSLYSEDFVTFEEDDVYNQADAAGFINLFGLPLKINALMKEKAGK, from the coding sequence ATGGGTAAAGCAAATAAAGTAGTACTCGCATATTCTGGTGGTTTAGACACATCCGTTATCATTCCTTGGTTAAAAGAAAATTATGGCGCTGAAGTTATCGCCGTATGCGTAGACTTGGGTCAACCTGAGGATTATGATGCAGTTGAGAAAAAAGCGATCAAATCTGGTGCTTCTAAAGCGTATATTGTTGACGCTAAAGAAGAGTTCGTAAAAGATTATGTGTGGCCAACAGTAAAAGCTGGTGCAGTTTATGAAGGCAAATATTTATTAGGTACATCCTTCGCTAGACCTTTAATCGGTAAAATCCTTGTAGATATTGCTAAAAAAGAAGGCGCTGATGCTATCGCTCACGGTGCGACTGGTAAAGGTAATGACCAAGTTCGTTTTGAACTTGCCATTAAAGCATTGGCTCCTAATATGAAAATCATTGCTCCTTGGAGAGAATGGGATTTGAAATCTAGAACAGACTGCATGGAATACGCTGCTAAACACGACATTCCTGTTGTAGCTACAAAATCCCATCCATATTCCATGGACCAAAACGTATGGCATTTGTCCCATGAAGGTGGCGATCTTGAAAATCCAGCAAATGCTCCTAAAGATGATGTGTACTTGGTAACACATACTCCTGAACAAGCTCCAGACGAAGCTGGTTATGTAACTGTATCCTTCAAAGACGGTGTACCTGTAGCGGTAGACGGTCAAGAAGGTACTCCTTTACAATTGTTAGAAAAACTCAACGAAATTGGTGCACACTATGGTGTAGGTGTTGTAGATATCGTTGAAAATAGATTAGTAGGTATGAAATCCCGTGGCGTTTATGAAAACCCAGGCGGCTCCATTATCATGTATGCTCACAGAGAACTTGAATACCTATGCCTTGACAGAGCTACATACCACTATAAAGAACTCATTGCCAACAAATACGCTGAACTCGTATACGATGGCATGTGGTTCGCACCATTGATGAACGCTTTGCAAGCATTCGTTGATGAAACTCAAAAAACTGTAACTGGTGAAGTAAAACTTAAACTGTACAAAGGCAACATTATTTCTGCTGGTGCAACTTCTCCATACTCCTTGTACAGCGAAGATTTCGTAACATTCGAAGAAGACGATGTATACAACCAAGCTGATGCGGCTGGTTTCATTAACTTGTTCGGTTTACCTCTTAAAATTAATGCATTGATGAAAGAAAAGGCAGGTAAATAA
- the argH gene encoding argininosuccinate lyase: MAKLWGGRFTKGTDKAVEDFTSSIAFDARMYAEDIAGSKAHATMLAKQNIISDADRDAIVEGLTKIKGQIDKGEFPFSVALEDIHMNIEKRLTDDIGEAGGRLHTGRSRNDQCAVDLHMYVRKAVVEMGELIVDMQKALIETAEKYSDVIMPGYTHLQRAQPVLFGHHMMAYFSMLERDFDRLLMVFKHADIMPLGAGALAGSTYGIDQTYTQKLLGFSRIYENSMDAVSDRDYVVEFLSFASLVMMHLSRLSEELVLWSTNEFNFIELDDAHCTGSSIMPQKKNPDVCELVRGKTGRTYGHLLGLLTTLKGLPLTYNKDMQEDKEGIFDAIDTVHFALSINAAMVRGMKVNGAHMKAVLDDDFSNATDMADYLAKKGVPFREAHEIVGNAVHHCIEKGCVLLDLSVEDFKAISHHFDADILDAISIEACVAGRNNYSGTAPECVERQRSNGKAVIAGEEKQIAQWKAIVESVQA; encoded by the coding sequence ATGGCTAAATTGTGGGGCGGGCGTTTCACAAAAGGCACTGATAAAGCGGTAGAGGATTTTACATCCTCTATCGCTTTTGATGCGCGGATGTACGCCGAAGATATTGCAGGTAGTAAAGCACACGCGACTATGCTAGCAAAACAAAATATTATCTCCGACGCAGATCGGGATGCTATTGTTGAGGGCTTAACAAAGATTAAAGGCCAAATCGATAAAGGGGAGTTCCCATTTTCCGTAGCTCTCGAAGACATTCATATGAATATTGAAAAACGCTTAACAGATGATATTGGTGAAGCCGGTGGCCGCTTACATACCGGCCGTAGCCGTAATGACCAATGCGCAGTAGATTTGCACATGTACGTGCGTAAAGCCGTAGTAGAAATGGGCGAGCTTATCGTAGATATGCAAAAAGCTCTCATAGAAACGGCTGAAAAATACAGCGATGTTATCATGCCTGGCTATACGCATTTACAACGGGCTCAACCTGTATTGTTTGGTCATCATATGATGGCATACTTCTCTATGCTAGAGCGCGACTTTGACCGTTTGTTGATGGTCTTCAAACACGCAGACATCATGCCACTTGGTGCAGGGGCCTTAGCTGGTTCTACGTACGGTATTGATCAAACCTATACGCAAAAGCTACTCGGCTTCTCTCGTATTTACGAAAATAGTATGGATGCCGTATCTGACCGTGACTATGTAGTTGAATTCTTGTCCTTTGCATCTCTTGTGATGATGCATTTGAGCCGTCTTAGCGAAGAATTGGTTTTGTGGTCTACCAATGAGTTTAACTTCATTGAACTCGATGATGCTCATTGCACAGGCTCTAGCATTATGCCACAAAAGAAAAATCCTGACGTATGTGAACTTGTTCGTGGTAAAACAGGTCGTACCTATGGTCACTTGTTAGGTTTATTAACTACATTAAAAGGCTTGCCACTTACATATAATAAAGATATGCAAGAGGATAAAGAGGGCATTTTTGATGCTATCGATACAGTACACTTTGCATTGTCCATTAATGCGGCTATGGTCCGTGGTATGAAGGTCAATGGGGCGCATATGAAAGCTGTCCTCGATGATGACTTCTCTAATGCTACAGATATGGCCGATTACCTTGCGAAAAAAGGCGTTCCATTCCGTGAAGCTCATGAAATCGTAGGTAATGCTGTACATCATTGCATTGAAAAAGGTTGTGTATTGCTTGATTTATCCGTTGAGGACTTCAAAGCTATCTCACATCATTTTGATGCAGATATCCTTGATGCCATTTCCATCGAAGCTTGCGTAGCTGGTCGTAATAACTATTCTGGTACTGCTCCAGAATGTGTGGAAAGACAACGTAGCAATGGTAAAGCTGTTATCGCTGGAGAAGAAAAACAAATTGCTCAGTGGAAAGCAATTGTAGAATCTGTGCAAGCATAA
- the potE gene encoding putrescine-ornithine antiporter: MKTTAKKMSVFQLTTMVAANMLGAGIIMLPTNLAQVGTISVLSWLVTAVGALLLAYIFAQAGMFSQIRGGMGGYAEHRFGKTGHFMASYAYSISLIIANIAIAVSAVGYGAAFFGVDLNATQTSQVTIVLLWFAAILNFRGNRFTGRLSNMTIWGSIVPVLLIGTIGWYWFDPSIYWAAWNPNDLPFYDAVKQSISLTLWGFLGFESAAANADAVENPKKNVPIATVAGTLAVAVVYILSTNVMAGIVPNIDLLNSNAPFGLTFVYMFNDTIADIVMAAMVISCFGALLCWQFTLSRVFKSAAENGYFPKVFARVNSKDAPVRGVFILLAVETLLTLFTASDSLREQFEILVNLAVVTNVVPYVLCILAVPTMMRMAGVAESRIKRFNYVFGAGVIYCLYAIYACGFDAMVGSAVAVSIGFVIYVLRKAWTTRKAHRLQQSID, from the coding sequence ATGAAAACCACCGCTAAAAAAATGTCTGTATTCCAGCTAACCACAATGGTAGCAGCCAATATGCTAGGAGCTGGGATCATTATGTTACCAACTAATTTGGCTCAAGTTGGTACTATTTCAGTTTTATCTTGGCTCGTAACAGCTGTGGGTGCGCTTCTGTTAGCGTATATTTTTGCTCAAGCGGGTATGTTCTCTCAGATTAGAGGGGGCATGGGCGGTTATGCAGAACACCGCTTCGGTAAAACTGGACATTTTATGGCGAGCTATGCTTACAGCATATCTCTCATCATTGCTAATATCGCCATCGCGGTATCTGCCGTAGGTTATGGCGCAGCTTTCTTTGGTGTTGACCTCAATGCGACACAAACTAGCCAAGTAACAATTGTGCTCTTGTGGTTCGCAGCGATTTTGAACTTCCGTGGTAATCGCTTCACAGGTCGACTCAGCAACATGACTATTTGGGGCTCTATTGTTCCGGTTTTGTTAATTGGTACAATCGGCTGGTATTGGTTCGACCCATCTATTTATTGGGCAGCTTGGAACCCAAATGATCTTCCGTTTTACGATGCAGTAAAACAATCTATTTCCCTGACTTTGTGGGGCTTCCTAGGATTTGAGTCCGCAGCGGCTAATGCAGATGCTGTTGAGAATCCAAAGAAAAACGTACCTATCGCTACTGTGGCAGGTACATTAGCAGTGGCAGTGGTTTACATCTTGTCCACGAATGTTATGGCAGGTATCGTGCCTAACATTGACTTGTTAAATTCTAATGCACCATTTGGTTTGACATTTGTATACATGTTTAATGATACAATTGCAGACATCGTTATGGCTGCAATGGTTATTTCTTGCTTTGGCGCTTTGCTTTGCTGGCAATTCACATTGTCTCGCGTATTCAAAAGCGCAGCGGAAAATGGTTACTTCCCTAAAGTATTTGCTCGTGTAAATAGCAAAGATGCTCCTGTTCGTGGCGTATTCATTTTACTCGCTGTTGAAACATTACTTACTTTGTTCACTGCTAGCGACTCCTTACGTGAGCAATTTGAAATCTTAGTAAACTTAGCGGTTGTAACTAACGTAGTACCGTATGTATTGTGCATCTTGGCAGTACCTACAATGATGCGTATGGCTGGCGTAGCTGAAAGCCGTATTAAACGTTTCAACTACGTGTTCGGCGCAGGCGTTATCTACTGTTTATATGCAATTTACGCATGTGGCTTTGATGCTATGGTAGGTAGTGCAGTAGCGGTAAGCATCGGTTTCGTGATCTATGTTTTGCGTAAAGCGTGGACTACACGCAAAGCACACCGCTTACAACAAAGTATCGATTAA
- the nikB gene encoding nickel ABC transporter permease has product MGKRFAKHLGQFIVTLFGITFLTFCLTYLAPGDPVTMLLETADTIVSQELIDETRAQLGLDKPFIVQYANWVVNAAQGDLGMSYSAKKPVVDRMLEALPGTVMLAGTSLVFTLLYALPAGIISALNRNKWIDYLLRVASFVGVSMPSFWLGLVLIYIFGLKLGLVPIASSRVTPIGVILPAVTLAVVVGSKYMRQVRLVILEEMQKDYVIGARARGVSEMKILFGHILPNAVLPLITILGVVIGWLLGGVAVIEMVFSWPGLGNMAVYAITMRDYPLIEGFVLWVALAYMCINALVDASYILLDPRLKRERA; this is encoded by the coding sequence ATGGGTAAACGATTTGCTAAACATTTGGGACAATTTATTGTAACCTTGTTTGGCATCACATTTTTGACATTTTGTCTCACTTATTTAGCACCAGGCGATCCAGTAACGATGTTACTAGAAACGGCAGATACTATCGTGTCTCAGGAGCTCATCGATGAGACTCGAGCTCAGCTTGGGTTAGATAAACCGTTTATAGTGCAATATGCAAACTGGGTTGTAAATGCTGCACAAGGTGACTTAGGGATGAGTTACTCTGCTAAAAAGCCTGTTGTAGATCGTATGTTGGAGGCTTTGCCAGGGACAGTTATGTTAGCAGGTACATCATTAGTATTTACATTGCTCTATGCATTGCCGGCAGGGATTATAAGCGCCTTAAATCGAAACAAATGGATCGACTATCTGTTGCGCGTTGCTTCCTTTGTAGGCGTGTCTATGCCATCATTCTGGTTAGGCCTTGTACTGATTTATATCTTTGGCCTTAAATTAGGACTTGTTCCTATTGCATCTTCTCGTGTAACTCCTATCGGTGTAATTCTACCAGCCGTTACATTAGCTGTTGTAGTCGGGTCCAAGTACATGCGCCAAGTTCGTCTCGTTATTCTTGAAGAAATGCAAAAGGATTATGTTATCGGCGCACGTGCTCGTGGTGTGAGTGAGATGAAAATTTTATTCGGTCATATTTTGCCTAATGCAGTATTACCACTTATCACTATACTGGGCGTTGTTATCGGTTGGTTATTAGGCGGTGTTGCAGTTATTGAAATGGTATTCTCCTGGCCTGGCCTTGGGAATATGGCAGTATATGCCATTACCATGCGCGACTATCCATTGATCGAAGGTTTTGTGTTGTGGGTTGCCTTAGCATATATGTGTATTAATGCATTAGTTGATGCGTCATATATCTTGTTAGACCCTAGATTAAAAAGGGAGAGAGCATAA
- the nikC gene encoding nickel transporter permease, which produces MAEFIQKHKLFSFYSTLMIIVVLIAIFAPWLAPGDAFSSNLSQALQAPSSQHWFGTDKLGRDVLSRIIYGTQLSLFMGVSIVVIMVSIGTIIGAVAGYFGGKIEMVLMRLADIMLSFPGVVLAIAIAGILGGSIVNTIIALSVVGWAKYARLVRSMTLKVRGEEYVTAAVMMGASTTTILRRHIIPNILPLVVTTGALDIGAIMIEVAGLSFLGFGAQPPTPEWGLMLNEGRQYLQTSPWLMAFPGMSILIVVAIFNLWSDSLRDVVDPKNQG; this is translated from the coding sequence ATGGCAGAATTTATTCAAAAACATAAACTGTTCTCTTTCTACAGTACATTGATGATTATTGTTGTACTCATTGCTATTTTTGCACCATGGCTTGCTCCGGGTGATGCTTTTAGCTCAAATCTGAGTCAAGCATTACAAGCGCCAAGTAGTCAACATTGGTTTGGTACAGATAAGCTTGGTCGTGATGTATTGTCTCGCATCATTTATGGTACACAGTTATCCTTGTTTATGGGTGTCAGTATCGTTGTTATCATGGTAAGCATTGGTACTATTATCGGTGCCGTAGCTGGTTATTTCGGCGGGAAAATCGAAATGGTCCTCATGCGTCTTGCGGACATTATGCTATCCTTCCCGGGTGTAGTATTAGCCATTGCCATTGCTGGTATTTTGGGTGGTAGCATTGTGAATACGATTATAGCGCTATCTGTAGTTGGTTGGGCAAAATATGCTCGTCTTGTACGGTCTATGACGTTGAAAGTTCGCGGTGAAGAGTATGTAACGGCGGCTGTCATGATGGGGGCCTCTACAACGACTATTCTAAGACGTCATATCATTCCCAATATCCTTCCTCTTGTTGTTACAACAGGTGCACTTGATATTGGGGCTATCATGATTGAAGTAGCAGGTCTATCCTTCTTAGGTTTTGGTGCTCAACCGCCAACACCAGAATGGGGCCTTATGCTCAACGAAGGTCGTCAATATTTACAAACCAGTCCATGGCTGATGGCCTTCCCTGGTATGTCCATTCTTATCGTAGTTGCTATCTTTAACCTTTGGTCTGATTCCTTACGGGACGTAGTGGATCCTAAGAACCAAGGTTAG
- a CDS encoding ABC transporter substrate-binding protein, with protein MKKSWKKALLAGLSIVMMGSFIAGCGSDNSGAANKDVLKVGVTNFASTLEPTENFFAWVVMRYGVGETLAKFDEQMKPQPWIASKWEVSPDHKTWTFTINDKVKFSNGKKVDAAAVKASIERAFEKSNRAKTFFEYDSMEANGQQLVIHTTKEYPNMPGLLADPLFLIVDVQSEKDGRNFAKEGPIGTGPYVVKSFTKERAEMAANENYWDGTVPFKTVEIPSIDDPNTRAMSLQSGDVDMAVNIGAGEIGLFQNNDKFKVDEIASLRVVLARINQKGVLGDDKVRAAVISATDRKNYADVLLKGTFIPGSAPIPPSMDYGFKDLKDPNAYNPERSKQLLAEDGWKDTDGDGILDKDGKPLTFDFVVYNSRAELPLYAEAVQADLKKVGIDMKIKTVDYNLIDKMGQDGDYDMLISNIVTANTGDPIWFLANYWHTNVDGSNPQNGSGYSNPQVDQLLDAAETEFDPAKRRDYAIQIQQLLMNDGAALFLGYPKTNIVTGSYLKGAVMYPSDYYWITNKITK; from the coding sequence ATGAAAAAATCTTGGAAAAAAGCCCTCTTAGCAGGTCTTAGCATTGTAATGATGGGTTCCTTCATCGCTGGTTGCGGCTCTGATAATAGTGGTGCTGCTAATAAGGATGTTTTAAAAGTTGGTGTAACTAACTTCGCATCTACATTAGAACCTACAGAAAACTTCTTCGCATGGGTTGTTATGCGCTATGGTGTAGGCGAAACATTGGCTAAGTTTGACGAACAAATGAAACCTCAACCATGGATTGCATCTAAATGGGAAGTATCCCCAGACCATAAAACGTGGACTTTCACAATCAATGATAAGGTGAAATTCTCTAATGGTAAAAAAGTTGATGCTGCAGCAGTTAAAGCATCTATCGAACGGGCTTTTGAAAAATCCAATCGTGCAAAAACATTCTTCGAATATGACTCTATGGAAGCTAATGGTCAACAATTAGTTATTCATACAACAAAAGAATATCCTAATATGCCTGGCCTTTTAGCGGATCCTTTATTCCTAATCGTTGATGTACAATCTGAAAAAGATGGCCGTAACTTTGCGAAGGAAGGTCCTATTGGTACAGGTCCATACGTAGTTAAATCTTTCACAAAAGAACGTGCTGAGATGGCTGCTAACGAAAACTATTGGGATGGTACAGTACCATTTAAAACTGTAGAAATTCCTTCCATCGATGACCCTAATACTCGCGCTATGAGCTTACAATCTGGCGACGTAGATATGGCTGTTAACATCGGTGCTGGTGAAATTGGTTTATTCCAAAATAACGATAAGTTCAAGGTTGATGAAATCGCATCTCTTCGCGTAGTATTGGCTCGTATTAACCAAAAAGGTGTTCTTGGTGATGACAAAGTACGTGCTGCAGTTATTTCTGCAACAGACCGTAAAAACTATGCTGATGTATTGTTAAAAGGTACATTCATTCCTGGTTCCGCACCAATTCCACCATCCATGGACTATGGCTTCAAAGATTTGAAAGATCCTAATGCGTATAACCCTGAACGTTCTAAACAATTATTAGCAGAAGATGGTTGGAAAGATACTGATGGGGACGGCATCCTTGATAAAGATGGCAAACCATTGACATTTGACTTCGTAGTATATAATTCTCGTGCAGAATTACCACTTTATGCAGAAGCTGTTCAAGCAGACCTTAAAAAAGTGGGTATCGACATGAAAATCAAAACAGTTGACTATAACTTGATTGATAAAATGGGTCAAGATGGCGACTATGATATGCTTATCTCCAACATCGTAACTGCTAATACAGGCGATCCAATCTGGTTCTTAGCTAACTACTGGCATACTAATGTGGATGGTTCCAACCCTCAAAACGGTTCTGGTTACTCCAATCCACAAGTTGACCAATTGTTAGATGCTGCTGAAACTGAATTTGATCCTGCAAAACGTCGTGACTATGCAATTCAAATTCAACAATTATTGATGAATGATGGTGCTGCATTGTTCTTAGGTTACCCTAAAACTAATATCGTTACTGGTTCTTACTTGAAAGGTGCTGTCATGTACCCAAGTGACTACTACTGGATTACTAATAAAATTACAAAATAA
- a CDS encoding ABC transporter ATP-binding protein, with protein sequence MAENILTVENLNIAYQGVPAVMDVNFTLERGKVLTIVGESGSGKTTVIRALMGLLPIGGEVTDGTMLFNGQDLRTLSKSEWRAIRGKDMAMIFQDSGSALDPIVRIGKQFRELFKSHIEITNDECDRRAIELLESVSLPNGADILRRYPHELSGGQRQRVGIAMALALDPALLIGDEPTSALDVTTQSQVVMQMLELAKEHNSAIVMVTHNLGVAAYMSDYIIVMKKGRVVDAGTPQDILENPSNEYTKQLKDAVPTLEGGRYID encoded by the coding sequence ATGGCAGAAAACATACTAACTGTAGAGAACCTTAACATCGCGTACCAAGGTGTGCCTGCTGTTATGGATGTAAACTTTACCTTGGAACGCGGTAAGGTATTGACCATTGTAGGGGAATCTGGATCCGGTAAAACTACCGTGATCCGGGCCCTCATGGGTTTATTGCCTATAGGTGGTGAGGTCACAGATGGTACAATGCTCTTTAATGGTCAAGACCTTCGCACCCTATCTAAGTCTGAATGGAGAGCTATACGTGGTAAAGACATGGCCATGATTTTCCAAGATAGTGGTAGTGCTTTAGACCCAATAGTTCGCATTGGTAAACAGTTTAGAGAATTATTTAAATCTCATATAGAAATTACCAATGATGAATGTGATCGACGAGCAATTGAGTTATTAGAATCTGTTTCTCTCCCTAATGGGGCAGATATATTGCGCCGTTATCCACATGAGTTATCCGGCGGTCAACGCCAACGTGTGGGCATTGCTATGGCATTAGCGCTGGATCCTGCGTTATTAATTGGTGATGAACCTACATCTGCTTTAGATGTAACAACACAATCTCAAGTAGTTATGCAAATGCTAGAACTTGCTAAAGAGCATAATTCTGCTATCGTAATGGTTACGCATAACCTTGGTGTAGCGGCCTATATGTCCGACTATATCATTGTTATGAAAAAGGGCCGTGTTGTTGATGCTGGCACACCGCAAGATATTTTAGAAAACCCATCTAATGAATATACGAAACAATTAAAAGATGCTGTACCAACATTGGAAGGAGGTCGTTACATTGACTAA
- a CDS encoding ABC transporter ATP-binding protein has translation MTNYAVELKNVCKRFPLPTGGELEACKSINITLEKGESLGIVGESGSGKTTLVRMIMKMLPITEGEIYVDGVEIQHMNSEQTKEYRKKIQMVFQDPSAAFNPRMKVKDIILEPLYNFGLLEKGKEEQIAGDYLEMVDLPREFMHRYPHEMSGGQRQRVAIARAIVLEPEILVLDEATSALDVSVQDSIAYLLARLQKKKNLTYLFIAHDIAFIRTMCHKVVVMYKGAIVEELDAFHLADAKHPYTKVLLSSIFEIGKDHKPLTLEEATKEA, from the coding sequence TTGACTAACTACGCTGTAGAATTAAAAAATGTATGTAAACGATTCCCACTTCCTACTGGTGGTGAGCTCGAAGCGTGTAAGAGTATTAATATCACCTTAGAAAAAGGCGAGTCCCTTGGGATTGTAGGGGAATCTGGCTCTGGTAAAACGACTTTGGTTCGTATGATTATGAAGATGCTGCCTATCACAGAAGGCGAGATTTATGTAGATGGTGTAGAAATCCAACATATGAACTCTGAGCAAACGAAAGAGTACCGCAAGAAGATTCAAATGGTATTCCAAGATCCATCAGCAGCCTTCAATCCACGTATGAAGGTAAAGGATATCATCCTCGAACCGCTATACAATTTTGGGCTTCTTGAAAAGGGCAAAGAAGAACAAATAGCTGGTGACTATCTTGAGATGGTAGACCTACCTCGCGAGTTCATGCATCGCTATCCTCATGAAATGTCTGGGGGCCAACGCCAACGTGTGGCCATTGCCCGTGCCATCGTACTGGAACCGGAAATTCTTGTGCTAGATGAAGCAACAAGTGCTCTAGACGTTTCTGTACAGGACTCTATCGCGTACCTATTAGCGCGTTTACAAAAGAAGAAAAACTTAACATACCTATTCATTGCGCATGACATTGCGTTCATTCGTACCATGTGTCATAAGGTAGTGGTTATGTATAAAGGTGCTATTGTTGAAGAGTTAGATGCATTCCATCTAGCAGATGCAAAACATCCTTATACGAAGGTTCTGTTGAGCTCTATCTTTGAAATTGGTAAAGATCATAAGCCGCTTACGTTAGAAGAAGCGACTAAAGAAGCATAA